Proteins encoded together in one Bacillota bacterium window:
- a CDS encoding ATP-binding protein: MKCRVCKEEAFVKFPAHNAAFCEKHFDAFFLRQVAHTITRYRMLPPEAPVMAALSGGKDSLVTTVVLSRLGYRVEGLFIDLGITEGHFSPASRKACDDFCAERGIPLRVFSLEAAFGMTIPQIAGRYPRLCAVCGVTKRHIMNEYALASAAAALATGHNLDDLAAALFANLRRWDLHHLAKGLPVLPAENGFAMKIKPLAMQTEEEISTFAGLHGIRPVSESCPYAAEAKFKRYKTMLNNLEKESPGTKRVFYEGYIKNANRFKEDTSRPPLKACSVCGLPSSAPVCTFCRIWREAGK, translated from the coding sequence ATGAAATGCCGCGTCTGTAAAGAAGAGGCTTTTGTTAAATTCCCCGCGCATAACGCCGCGTTTTGCGAAAAGCATTTTGACGCCTTTTTCCTGCGACAAGTGGCACACACCATAACGAGATACCGGATGCTCCCTCCTGAAGCCCCTGTTATGGCGGCGCTTTCGGGCGGAAAGGACTCCCTGGTTACCACTGTCGTGCTCAGCCGTCTGGGGTACCGGGTGGAAGGTCTGTTTATCGACCTCGGGATCACCGAAGGGCATTTTTCGCCTGCTTCCAGGAAAGCCTGTGACGATTTTTGCGCGGAACGCGGTATACCGCTGAGGGTCTTCAGCCTTGAAGCGGCGTTCGGAATGACGATCCCTCAAATAGCCGGCCGCTATCCCCGGCTGTGCGCCGTCTGCGGCGTGACCAAACGCCATATCATGAATGAATACGCCCTGGCGTCCGCGGCGGCGGCCCTGGCCACCGGGCACAACCTAGACGACCTTGCGGCCGCCCTTTTTGCCAACCTCCGGCGGTGGGACCTCCATCACCTTGCTAAAGGACTTCCCGTCCTCCCCGCCGAAAACGGTTTCGCGATGAAGATCAAACCCCTAGCTATGCAAACGGAGGAAGAAATCTCCACGTTCGCAGGACTTCACGGGATACGACCTGTCTCGGAAAGCTGCCCGTACGCCGCCGAAGCCAAATTCAAGCGGTACAAAACGATGCTGAACAACCTTGAAAAGGAATCACCCGGGACAAAGCGCGTTTTCTATGAAGGTTACATAAAAAACGCCAATCGGTTCAAGGAGGATACCTCCCGCCCGCCGCTTAAAGCCTGCAGCGTCTGCGGGCTGCCGTCCTCGGCGCCGGTCTGTACCTTCTGCCGCATCTGGCGCGAAGCGGGAAAATAA
- a CDS encoding cysteine synthase family protein, which translates to MSILLTIGNTPIVGLTNLNGNKNVRVFGKLEGNNPGGSVKDRPAYYMIKKAEESGELTGDKIILESTSGNTGIALAMIGAAKGYRVKLFMPECVSVERQRTLQAFGAEVVLTPARESTDGAIKRAQNLLDNEPDRYYMPNQFANKNNVLSHYETTGPEIFAQTGGEVDVFVAGMGTTGTLIGTGRYLRKAKPGIRIIGVEPTKGHAIQGLKNMEEAIVPAIYNPKELDGKVTVEDGEAFETTRLLAVKEGVFVGMSSGAAVAGALRIAREMTSGTVVVILPDRGDRYLSTTLFRSICAKCPP; encoded by the coding sequence GTGAGCATTCTATTAACCATTGGTAACACGCCGATTGTCGGACTGACTAACCTTAACGGCAATAAAAACGTAAGGGTATTCGGGAAACTTGAAGGCAACAACCCGGGTGGTTCAGTCAAGGACCGCCCAGCATACTACATGATCAAGAAAGCCGAGGAGTCCGGGGAGTTAACCGGGGACAAGATAATACTTGAGTCCACCTCGGGAAATACGGGAATCGCCCTTGCCATGATCGGAGCTGCTAAGGGGTACAGGGTCAAGCTCTTCATGCCGGAATGCGTCAGCGTGGAAAGACAACGCACCCTCCAGGCCTTCGGCGCGGAGGTTGTGCTCACCCCTGCGCGGGAGAGCACAGACGGCGCCATCAAGAGGGCGCAAAACCTTCTGGATAATGAGCCGGACAGGTATTACATGCCCAACCAGTTCGCCAACAAGAACAACGTGCTCTCGCATTACGAAACCACGGGCCCCGAAATCTTTGCTCAGACCGGGGGAGAGGTCGATGTGTTCGTCGCCGGTATGGGAACCACCGGAACACTAATCGGAACCGGCAGGTATCTCAGAAAAGCAAAACCCGGGATTAGGATTATCGGGGTGGAACCTACGAAGGGGCACGCGATACAGGGGCTAAAGAACATGGAAGAAGCCATCGTCCCTGCGATTTACAACCCAAAAGAGCTCGACGGAAAGGTCACGGTTGAGGACGGCGAAGCCTTTGAAACCACACGGCTGCTTGCCGTGAAAGAAGGGGTCTTTGTCGGCATGTCGAGCGGCGCGGCGGTGGCCGGCGCGCTGCGTATCGCCCGCGAAATGACTTCCGGTACGGTCGTTGTGATTCTGCCCGACCGTGGTGATCGCTATCTTAGCACCACCCTCTTCCGGTCGATCTGTGCGAAATGTCCCCCTTAG
- a CDS encoding Rrf2 family transcriptional regulator — translation MKISTRVRYGVRALMDIAENGSERPVSLKDVARRQGISEQYLEQLVLLLKGAGMLRSVRGSRGGFFLNRSASEIRINEIVKALGARIAFIDCLENQALCQRADCCAVRDLWQEANDAFWSVLSSVTLHDLMQQQQDKVERSRAPYYSVKRLAVDCTDLR, via the coding sequence ATGAAAATTTCAACAAGGGTTCGCTACGGGGTCAGGGCGCTGATGGACATCGCAGAAAACGGTTCGGAGCGTCCCGTAAGCCTTAAAGACGTCGCGCGCCGGCAGGGGATATCCGAACAATACCTCGAGCAACTCGTCTTACTTTTGAAAGGAGCCGGGATGCTGAGGAGCGTGCGTGGCTCGCGCGGCGGATTTTTTTTAAATAGGAGTGCCTCGGAAATCCGAATCAACGAAATTGTTAAGGCTCTCGGCGCTAGAATCGCTTTCATTGACTGTCTTGAAAATCAAGCGCTGTGCCAAAGGGCCGATTGTTGCGCCGTACGCGACCTGTGGCAGGAAGCCAACGACGCCTTTTGGAGTGTGCTGTCCTCGGTAACGCTCCACGATTTAATGCAGCAGCAGCAAGACAAGGTCGAACGTTCAAGGGCTCCTTATTATTCTGTTAAAAGGCTTGCGGTGGATTGCACCGATCTGCGTTAA